The Deinococcus hopiensis KR-140 sequence TCCAAATTCAACGCCCCCACCTCAACTTGAGGTGGGGGCGTTTTTATGGTGGCGCAGCAGCAAGTCGGTGGGTCTGGAAAGTCATGCGCTAAGCGCTGGCCCGCCGGGCCCGCTTCTCGGCTTCAATGGCGCGCTGCAGTTCCTGGATTTGCTTGAGCAGCCCGAGCTGTTCGGCTGCACTGGCCGTCGCCACCTGCCGCTTGAGCAGGTCCACCTCAGCTCGCATGGAGTCAATACTGAGTCCCACCTGGATATCGTCTACAGCGGCGGCAGCATAAGCGTTGACCTTCTGCTCGTACAGCTGGTTGGTGTCTCGCGAGATGGCTCCGGTATCGCGGCCCTCGAACATCAGACGGATCAGGAGCTGCTCTTCGGGCTGGCCCCGAAAGACTTCCAGAATGTCGTCTGGGCGCTGGGCCCCCTGGGCAGCCAGCATGACCTTGCGGACCGACTCGTTGCGCCATGGGGTGGTGCCGTCCAGCTTGGCAAGCAGGCTGGGGTCCACCAGCAGTTGCCGCAGCAGGGCGAGTTCGCGGTCTTCCTCGCCGCGGTGGGTGCTCATGCCCGCGAGGTGGGTGTCGGTCAGGGTGCGGCGGCGGGCTTTGGAACCGATCCATTCCAGCAGGGCCTCGGGCTTGATGCCCAGGCGGTGACACGCGATGGTGCGCATCTGTTCGGCCCCCTCGTCCAGGGGATCGAGATTTTGCATCCGTGGCAGCAACGCCGTCAGCACGCGGCGTTTGCCCTCGGTGGTGTCCAGGCCATGGGCTTCCACTGCCGCCTGCACCCGGTAATGCACCTCATCCAGGCCGCTGTGCAAGGCTTCTCGGAGGCCCTGCAGGTCGCCTGCGAACAGGGCGTCCGCCGGGTCCTTGCCGCTGGGCACCCCGGTAGCGCGCACCCGGAACTTGGCCCCGATCACCTGATCGAGCCCGGAGAGGGTGGCCTTCAACCCCGCCTCGTCGCGGTCGAACATCAGCACCAGGCGCTCGACGCCCAGACGTTCGAGCAGGGTGGCGTGTTCGGCGGTCAGCGCGGTGCCCAGGCTCGCCACTGCGCCTGTGAAGCCGTGCTGGTGAAGGGCAATGACGTCCATGTAGCCCTCGACGACGATCAGTTCTCCGCCCAGCTTGAGCCCGGTCCGGGCCTTGTCCAGCCCGTACAGCACCTCACCCTTGCGAAACGCTTCGGTCTCGGGCGTATTGAGGTATTTGGGTTTGGCGTCGTCCAGCACCCGTCCCCCAAAGCCCACCAGTCGGCCCAAGTGATCGCGGATGGGAAACATCACCCGGCCCCGGAAGCGGTCATAGACCCGGCCCGACTCGGGGTTCTCGGTCAGCAGGCCCGCTTCCAGCAGCTGGCGCTCGGAAAGGTTGCGGGCGCGGGCACGGCGCAGCAGACCGTCCCAGCCTTCCGGGGCGTAGCCCAGCTCGAAGGCAGCGATGGTTTCGTCGGTCAGGCCGCGCGCATGCAGGTAGTCCAGCGCGGGACCGGGGAGGTGCTCGCGGAAGTAGTCGAGCGCGAAGGCATTCACGTCATAGACGTCGCGGCTGCTTCGCTCGCCATACTTGGCCTCCACCTGCACGCCGGCCTTCTCGGCAAGCTGGCGCAGGGCGTCGCCGAAACTGAGGTTCTCGACGCGCTGTACAAAGGCAAATACGTCGCCGCCCGCCTTGCAACCGAAGCAGTAGAAGTAGCCCTGCTCCACGTCCACCTGAAAGCTGGGGCTCTTTTCCTTGTGAAAGGGGCACAGCCCCTTGAGACGGCCCTTCCCGGCGGGTGAGAGGCGCACATGTTCGCCGATCACGTCCGCGATATTCAGCCGCGCACGCACGTCTTCCTTCGTCCCCATGCTCGCCCCTCACCTCCCCGTCTTTCCTTGTACTGCCTGGAACTGCCGCGCCGCCCCGATCTGGAGCTGGGGACGGCGGTGGACCGTCAGTCTACGCCTCTGGCTGGGCTTATGCCAGAGGTGAAAAACACTGTCTGAAACGCAGTTTTTGAGATGTTGCCGAGAAACTTCGTGCTGGCGCGGTCTGGCGCCTCAAGCGCTGGCAGTAAGTGCGTATGAAGCTTCCCCTCACCCACCGCTCCCGGCCTCCCGGCAGGCTGAAGGGCATGACGCAGCAGAGCCAGGGACAGCGCTACAAGGTCAGTCAGGGCGACACCACGCACGGCGAGTACGGCGAGCACCACTTGATTGAGGGCGAAGCCAGCGGCATGCGCCTGTGGCACCGCGAGGAGCCAAACGCCGACAAACCCGAGCACACCCGAGACTACGAAATTCTGGGTTACGTGATCGAGGGGCGGGTGGAACTGGTGCTGGAAGGTCAGACGATCTCGCTTGCCCCCGGCGACTCTTACCTCGTGCCGCGCGGCGTGCCGCATACCTTCCGTATCACCGAGACCTTGACCGCCGTGGAAGTGACCACGCCCGCCACCGAGTAACGGGCCCAGCCATTGTTCCCACGGTTGCCGCTTCCCCAGAAGCGTACCGTAGGCCTTGCCCCATGCCTCCGCTCGGCGCTCCTCCCACCTACAGCACCCCCGCCACGCTCGCCCTGGCCCTGCTGGCGCTTCTGACGTCCCTGTGGCACTTCACGCTGGGGGCGCTGGACTACAGCCGCGCCGGGCGGTACGTCGGACTGGGCCTGATCCTGCTGGCGGGGCTGACGCTGGTGTACGGCGTCTTGATGCTGATTCGTTACGCCGAGGCGCGGGACGCGATGGGGGACCCACACCCCCGCACGCCGATGTACATCACGCCGCATGAAGGGCGCGTACCCGTTACGGGCGTGGGGTTGGGAGTGGGCTTGCTGCTGGCCGACGTGGCTTTTGCCGTTGCCTCGCAGACCTTCGCCGGACACGTTGCGGGAGTGGTGCTGGCCGTCCTGCTTGCCCGGCAGGCGCTGAAGATCAGGCCGGAGCGGGGGGAATAGGGCCGCAGATTACAGGTCCTCGGGCTCGCCGGAAGGCGCGGGCGCCGCCCTGCCGGTATCGCCATCCATATCGGGCGTTACCGTGCCTGCCCTGCCGCCCATCCCTGCGGTACGGGAGGTGTCCAGCGTGGTGCCCAGGCTCAGGCCCTGGGGTCCGTTGTGGGCTTCCGCCGGGCCGGGTGAGCCGCTCGTGTCCACGGGAGGGTTGAAGCTCTCCTTGCGGTGATCGGCCATGCCGTATTGTTCGCGGCTGGCGGCCCCCGCGGTTGAGAGGGGGCGTAAGGAGACTTGGTTGTTCGCTTGTCGTGGGGTCCCACTCGTCGTCCCCACCCGCTTTCGGGCGCTTCCTCGGTTCGGGCTGTACCAGCCACTCCAATCTTGAGTCAGGCCCGCGCCTACCAGGAGGGATGCTCAAAAGATGCGGCGTAACGCCTTCCGTTCATCCGTCACCCTGTTCCAGCCCTTCCAGCAGCGCCGACGTATCCACCGCATGCATGACCCGCGCCGAGTCCAGGGCGGTGAGGCCGCCCGCATCTCGCGCGTTCCAGTCGGCTCCATGGGCCAGGAGCAGGCGGGCAATCTCGGTTCGGTTGAACATGGCGGCCATCATCAGGGGTGTGCGTCCGTCGGCTCCGGCTCCTTCCACGGCAGCGCCCCGCGAGAGCAGCAATTCCACCATCGCCGCGTCTCCCCGGAAGGCCGCCGCCTGAAGCGGGCTCTGGCCCTGGTCGTTTCGCAGTTCGGGATCCGCGCCGTGCGTCAGGAGAGCACGCGCCGCTTCCAGATGCCCGTGATAGCTGGCGAGCATCAGCAGGCTGTCGCCCTTCTGATTCAGGAGGTTGGCGGGCAGGCCGCGCGAGAGCAGGTCGGCCAGGCGGGGGGCGTCACCCCCCCGCACAAGGTCGAAGACGGCTTGGATGTATTCCAGCGTTTCGGGATCTGGGGCGGGCTTGGAATCAGGCGGGGTCATGGAGGCAGGGTAGAGGGTGGGGGAAGCGGGCTCAAGGGGCGGTGCGGCCTTTCGGTGGGCCGGGGCGTCCCAGCAGGAACCCCTGCGTACGCTCGCAGCCCAGTTCACGCACCTGCAGGAGTTGGGCGCTGAGGATGCATGTGGGCCCGGCAAGCAGAAACGTGGGGATAAGCGGGGAAGTCCTCGCCGCGCCACAGCGTCGCCACCCACGCGGCGTGCAGCGCCAGCAGGAGGACGGTGAGGGTCAAGGTGACGCGCCCCCAAGGGGGGTTCTCGGGTGCTCTCCGGGGGAGGGGAGGTCATGGTCCTGTGTAAGCGGGGGGCAGTCCCTTCGTTCAAACTGGAGTAGAGGGACCGTAACCAGAAAGGGCAGCCCCCGCCTTTCTGGAGCCGCTCCTTT is a genomic window containing:
- the dnaG gene encoding DNA primase, encoding MGTKEDVRARLNIADVIGEHVRLSPAGKGRLKGLCPFHKEKSPSFQVDVEQGYFYCFGCKAGGDVFAFVQRVENLSFGDALRQLAEKAGVQVEAKYGERSSRDVYDVNAFALDYFREHLPGPALDYLHARGLTDETIAAFELGYAPEGWDGLLRRARARNLSERQLLEAGLLTENPESGRVYDRFRGRVMFPIRDHLGRLVGFGGRVLDDAKPKYLNTPETEAFRKGEVLYGLDKARTGLKLGGELIVVEGYMDVIALHQHGFTGAVASLGTALTAEHATLLERLGVERLVLMFDRDEAGLKATLSGLDQVIGAKFRVRATGVPSGKDPADALFAGDLQGLREALHSGLDEVHYRVQAAVEAHGLDTTEGKRRVLTALLPRMQNLDPLDEGAEQMRTIACHRLGIKPEALLEWIGSKARRRTLTDTHLAGMSTHRGEEDRELALLRQLLVDPSLLAKLDGTTPWRNESVRKVMLAAQGAQRPDDILEVFRGQPEEQLLIRLMFEGRDTGAISRDTNQLYEQKVNAYAAAAVDDIQVGLSIDSMRAEVDLLKRQVATASAAEQLGLLKQIQELQRAIEAEKRARRASA
- a CDS encoding ankyrin repeat domain-containing protein, translated to MTPPDSKPAPDPETLEYIQAVFDLVRGGDAPRLADLLSRGLPANLLNQKGDSLLMLASYHGHLEAARALLTHGADPELRNDQGQSPLQAAAFRGDAAMVELLLSRGAAVEGAGADGRTPLMMAAMFNRTEIARLLLAHGADWNARDAGGLTALDSARVMHAVDTSALLEGLEQGDG
- a CDS encoding cupin domain-containing protein, coding for MKLPLTHRSRPPGRLKGMTQQSQGQRYKVSQGDTTHGEYGEHHLIEGEASGMRLWHREEPNADKPEHTRDYEILGYVIEGRVELVLEGQTISLAPGDSYLVPRGVPHTFRITETLTAVEVTTPATE